The Chloroflexota bacterium genome window below encodes:
- the rpsF gene encoding 30S ribosomal protein S6, whose protein sequence is MRAYEMMTVLRPDLGGEEELNTTIETIQGYIKAQGGEVASTEQGAPWGRRKLAYPIDDYTEGFYFLTHFSLNADRVTEVERHLKLAPQILRYLLIRDETKR, encoded by the coding sequence GTGCGTGCATACGAAATGATGACCGTCCTGCGCCCTGATTTGGGTGGCGAGGAAGAACTCAACACGACCATCGAGACCATCCAAGGCTATATCAAAGCTCAAGGCGGCGAAGTAGCTAGCACCGAACAAGGCGCTCCTTGGGGCCGCCGCAAATTGGCCTATCCTATCGACGACTACACTGAAGGTTTCTACTTCTTGACTCACTTCAGCTTGAACGCTGATCGCGTGACTGAAGTCGAACGCCACTTGAAGTTGGCTCCACAAATCCTGCGCTATTTGTTGATCCGCGACGAAACCAAGCGCTAA
- a CDS encoding single-stranded DNA-binding protein, which yields MAKDLNKVMIIGRLGKDPEMRFTPQGTPVTNFTVAAGRQWKDPNGETRDETEWFSVVVWNKLAEICNQYLTKGSRVYIEGRLQTRSWDDDSGQKRFRTEVVASDMIILDRTDQQQGQGQSRSGGYQAGGNQRPPRDNSANDYNRGGSYGGGGGFNEPDIGDDDIPF from the coding sequence GTGGCGAAAGATTTAAATAAAGTGATGATTATTGGTCGCTTGGGCAAAGATCCTGAAATGCGTTTTACGCCCCAAGGAACTCCTGTGACCAACTTCACTGTCGCCGCTGGTCGTCAGTGGAAAGACCCCAATGGCGAGACCCGCGATGAAACCGAGTGGTTTTCGGTCGTGGTCTGGAACAAATTGGCCGAGATCTGTAATCAGTATCTGACCAAAGGCAGCCGCGTGTATATCGAGGGTCGGCTGCAAACCCGCTCGTGGGATGACGATAGCGGCCAAAAGCGCTTTCGTACCGAAGTGGTTGCCAGCGATATGATCATTCTTGATCGTACCGACCAACAGCAAGGCCAAGGCCAGTCGCGCAGCGGCGGCTACCAAGCTGGTGGCAATCAACGCCCACCCCGCGATAACTCCGCCAATGATTATAATCGTGGTGGCAGCTACGGCGGTGGTGGTGGTTTCAACGAGCCAGATATCGGCGATGACGATATCCCATTCTAA
- the rpsR gene encoding 30S ribosomal protein S18, with the protein MSDQRRKSAGRRKYTPRRKVCVFTAEGIVPDYKDIKRLQRMVSDRGKILPRRRTGTCAKYQRKLNVAIKRARHLALLPFVSENTRG; encoded by the coding sequence ATGTCAGATCAACGCCGTAAGTCGGCAGGTCGCCGCAAATACACACCCCGTCGCAAAGTGTGTGTCTTCACGGCTGAGGGGATTGTGCCCGATTACAAAGATATCAAGCGCTTGCAACGGATGGTCTCGGATCGCGGCAAGATTTTGCCCCGCCGCCGCACTGGCACATGTGCTAAATATCAACGTAAATTGAATGTTGCAATCAAACGCGCTCGTCACTTGGCGCTGTTGCCATTCGTTTCTGAAAATACCCGCGGTTAG